CGGCTGCCACTCCACGCCCATCCATGATACCGCCTGCAGCGATGACCGGAATCGACAGCTGGTCAGCCGCTTCCGGGATCAGACTCATGAGCCCCACGATGCTGTCATCCACAGGGTTGAGGAATGTCCCCCGGTGGCCGCCCGCTTCTGCCCCCTGAAGCACAACAGCATCGAATCCGGCCCGTTCAATCGCTTCAGCTTCCTCCACTGTCGTTGCTGTACCGAGCAGGATCGTCCCGGCCTCTTTCAGCCGTTCGATGTGACGATTTTCCGGGATGCCGAAAATGAAGGAGCATACAGGCACCTTCTCCTCCACAATGACATCGAGCTGGGCATCGAACTTCACTTTGATGTCCTTCATATCCGGCGGTATGAAAGTTTCCTGCTCCAGCCCAAAGTGGTCATACACCGGCCTCAGCTTTTCATAGGCACCGGCAATATTCTCTTCAGTGACTTTGAAGTTCCATGGGACGAACAGGTTGGCACCGAAGGCGCCATCGTTCCGCTTCTTCAGTCCATGGATCGCTTTACGCAATGCTTCCGGATCCATGCCGCCTGCACCGATCATGCCGAGTCCCCCGGCCCGGGAGACGGCACTGACCAGTTCTTCGGTCGTGACGCCGCCTGCCATAGGCGCCTGTATGATTGCATGCTCCACCCCGAGCAGTTCCTTGAGCATACTGTTGCCTCGTGATGTATCCACTTGCCCTACCCCCTTGACGTTACTTCCATGAACGTGTTTCTACTATTTAAATGGA
The sequence above is drawn from the Salinicoccus roseus genome and encodes:
- a CDS encoding NAD(P)H-dependent flavin oxidoreductase, whose protein sequence is MDTSRGNSMLKELLGVEHAIIQAPMAGGVTTEELVSAVSRAGGLGMIGAGGMDPEALRKAIHGLKKRNDGAFGANLFVPWNFKVTEENIAGAYEKLRPVYDHFGLEQETFIPPDMKDIKVKFDAQLDVIVEEKVPVCSFIFGIPENRHIERLKEAGTILLGTATTVEEAEAIERAGFDAVVLQGAEAGGHRGTFLNPVDDSIVGLMSLIPEAADQLSIPVIAAGGIMDGRGVAAAMVLGAAGVQLGTAFISTEESGAHPVHKNALSENRHTPSVLTKVFTGRAARAIQNTFIRDMAVHTKRMVDYPVQRRLTQPIQDASKAAGSTEYAMLLAGQGKSMARYMSAGELVRQLVIEARAFGVEV